One uncultured Caproiciproducens sp. DNA segment encodes these proteins:
- a CDS encoding response regulator transcription factor: protein MKNILVAEDEQAIREFVVINLKRAGYNAFEASNGEEALALYDHEGGNIDVAVLDIMMPGKFDGLAVCKELRQKSGSIGIILLTARTQEMDKVSGLMMGADDYVTKPFSPSELVARVDAVYRRVALEQMRNENNFKEEIRSGEFALNLRNRTLMKKGVPIELTQVEFQIMEYFFSSPTTALDRTDILRHVWGDAYFGEEKIVDVNIRRLRMKVEDEPSNPKHIVTVWGLGYKWEA from the coding sequence ATGAAAAATATCCTTGTTGCCGAAGATGAACAGGCAATTCGCGAATTTGTAGTAATCAATCTGAAACGCGCCGGCTACAACGCCTTTGAGGCGTCCAACGGGGAAGAAGCGCTTGCGCTTTATGACCATGAGGGTGGCAATATCGACGTGGCGGTACTGGATATTATGATGCCCGGAAAGTTCGACGGCCTTGCCGTATGCAAGGAACTGCGCCAGAAAAGCGGCTCCATCGGCATCATTCTTCTGACCGCGCGCACGCAGGAAATGGATAAAGTCAGCGGCCTGATGATGGGCGCAGACGATTATGTTACCAAGCCGTTCAGCCCGAGCGAGCTTGTTGCAAGGGTGGACGCCGTATATCGCCGTGTTGCGCTGGAGCAGATGAGGAACGAGAATAATTTCAAAGAAGAAATCCGTTCGGGGGAATTTGCCCTTAATCTGCGCAACCGGACCCTGATGAAAAAAGGTGTGCCCATTGAACTGACACAGGTTGAATTTCAGATCATGGAGTATTTCTTTTCCAGTCCGACCACTGCCCTTGACCGTACCGATATTCTCAGGCATGTATGGGGAGACGCGTATTTCGGCGAGGAGAAGATTGTGGATGTGAACATCCGCCGTCTCCGAATGAAAGTGGAAGACGAGCCTTCCAACCCCAAACACATTGTTACGGTCTGGGGTCTCGGTTATAAGTGGGAGGCATAA
- a CDS encoding ATP-binding protein, producing MKTTGITRRWLLNSLGVILLILITLILILSYVIRGYVYDGIQTALSSRSDELTNVFADYGRKSPQEFSTAARNYVENFPNKESMELMVFNSNGKIINTSVGFAPDESQPMPDYKLALNSTEGYGTWTGNLTSGEKVIAVTRVMRNNEGGFVGAIRYVVSLEEADKQVAVILGTLILAGLLIILFVIVSSYYFMNSIITPIKEIGATAKRIAQGDFKARIEKTNDDEIGQLCDNINDMAVELGAAEKLKNDFISSVSHELRTPLTAIKGWAETMQSGGNDKETYDRGMGIIIRESERLSGIVEELLDFSRMQSGRMTLTMDKIDILAELGEAVYMFSERANMEHKFLLYEEPAMLSPVLGDINRLRQVFVNIIDNALKYTEEGGTISVTATESGGFIRVVISDNGCGIPAEHLPNVKKKFYKANQTIRGSGIGLALADEIMKLHSGSLDIESHENVGTAVTIFIPTLRRLENKPQPEETLNEERNSENNG from the coding sequence ATGAAGACGACCGGTATTACAAGGCGCTGGCTTTTAAACAGCCTGGGCGTGATACTGCTCATTTTAATTACGCTTATTCTCATCCTTTCCTACGTCATACGCGGTTATGTTTACGACGGAATTCAAACGGCTCTGAGCAGCCGTTCCGACGAGCTGACCAATGTATTTGCGGATTACGGCAGAAAATCACCGCAGGAATTCAGCACCGCCGCCCGCAATTATGTTGAAAACTTTCCAAACAAAGAAAGCATGGAACTGATGGTTTTTAATTCAAACGGAAAAATCATCAACACTTCCGTCGGTTTTGCGCCGGACGAAAGCCAGCCCATGCCCGACTATAAACTGGCGCTGAACAGCACCGAAGGATACGGTACGTGGACGGGCAATCTGACCAGCGGGGAAAAAGTCATTGCCGTTACGCGTGTTATGCGCAACAATGAAGGCGGTTTTGTCGGCGCGATCCGCTATGTGGTATCGCTTGAAGAAGCCGACAAGCAGGTTGCCGTTATATTGGGTACGCTGATTCTTGCCGGACTTCTGATTATCCTGTTTGTCATTGTATCCAGCTACTATTTTATGAATTCGATTATTACGCCTATTAAGGAAATCGGCGCGACCGCAAAGCGGATTGCGCAGGGTGACTTTAAGGCGAGAATAGAAAAAACCAACGACGACGAAATCGGTCAGCTCTGCGACAATATTAACGATATGGCCGTCGAGTTGGGTGCCGCTGAAAAATTGAAAAATGACTTCATCTCCTCGGTGTCCCACGAACTGCGCACGCCGCTCACCGCTATTAAAGGCTGGGCCGAAACCATGCAGAGCGGCGGGAACGATAAAGAGACGTATGACCGCGGGATGGGCATCATCATCCGTGAATCCGAACGTCTTTCCGGTATTGTGGAGGAGCTGCTTGACTTTTCCCGCATGCAGAGCGGGCGCATGACACTGACCATGGATAAGATCGACATCCTTGCCGAATTGGGCGAAGCGGTCTACATGTTCAGCGAACGCGCCAACATGGAACATAAATTTCTTCTTTACGAAGAACCCGCCATGCTTTCGCCGGTGTTGGGCGATATCAACCGTTTACGGCAGGTGTTTGTCAACATCATTGACAACGCGTTGAAATACACGGAAGAGGGCGGCACCATCAGCGTGACCGCTACGGAATCGGGCGGATTTATCAGGGTTGTCATCAGCGACAACGGCTGCGGGATTCCGGCTGAACATCTGCCGAATGTAAAGAAGAAATTTTACAAGGCAAATCAGACCATCCGCGGTTCAGGAATCGGCCTTGCACTTGCCGACGAAATCATGAAGCTCCATTCAGGCAGTCTGGATATTGAGAGCCATGAAAACGTGGGCACGGCCGTAACTATTTTTATACCGACATTAAGGCGGCTTGAAAACAAGCCTCAGCCTGAAGAGACACTGAACGAAGAAAGGAACTCCGAAAATAATGGCTAG
- a CDS encoding FG-GAP-like repeat-containing protein, translating into MKLKAVAMALVLALTLSGCSFVGLDAQTLMHPPKPTGEKADIHALLESKTDGKMTLKYPSSGDYRSAIITHDVCGDKNDEAMAIYQKGDETSGTNIMFMKKDSKWVDMGSFNNPVAQVDKVCFGDLDGDGKDEVIVGWGSSLNNTSTICVYYYKGGKMNELKLDQTYTELAVMDFDGDGRDEIFTANVSAGDQPALARLFRVKDGAVEVMGSCRMDSGVTKYASTQAGLINEKQNGIVLDGMKSADSLVTELLYWDKKAKVLKSPFYDAGTQTANYTLRSTSVVSKDINGDKIIEVPIVNLMPGQSDEKPDDTAYITNWHRYDTQTNTFVRVMSMVLNYSDGYWFLMPDMWRGKVTTKTDTVTRTITFYEWKAAGKNSGLIGAALLKIQVFSKQEWDDGTGTVGFYKLLDSDNLVFAANSPSPDNALSLSISDVKNSFELISQD; encoded by the coding sequence ATGAAGCTGAAAGCTGTTGCAATGGCGCTTGTGCTCGCGCTGACGCTGTCGGGCTGTTCCTTTGTGGGCCTTGATGCTCAGACGCTTATGCACCCGCCAAAACCGACCGGCGAAAAAGCGGATATTCACGCTCTGCTTGAAAGTAAGACCGATGGTAAAATGACACTGAAATATCCTTCGAGCGGGGACTATCGTTCAGCGATTATTACCCATGACGTCTGCGGTGATAAAAACGACGAAGCCATGGCGATTTATCAGAAGGGCGACGAGACTTCCGGAACCAACATCATGTTTATGAAGAAAGACAGCAAATGGGTTGACATGGGTTCCTTCAACAATCCTGTGGCGCAGGTGGATAAAGTCTGTTTCGGGGATCTGGACGGCGACGGCAAGGATGAAGTGATTGTCGGCTGGGGCAGCAGCCTGAACAACACAAGCACTATCTGCGTTTATTATTATAAAGGCGGAAAGATGAACGAGCTTAAACTTGACCAGACCTACACCGAGCTGGCGGTCATGGATTTTGACGGCGACGGCAGGGATGAGATTTTTACCGCTAATGTCAGCGCCGGCGACCAGCCCGCGCTTGCCCGCCTGTTTCGGGTCAAGGACGGCGCCGTGGAAGTGATGGGCTCCTGCCGCATGGACAGCGGGGTCACCAAATATGCCTCTACGCAGGCAGGTTTGATTAACGAAAAACAAAACGGGATTGTGCTGGACGGAATGAAGAGTGCGGATTCCCTTGTAACGGAGTTGCTTTACTGGGATAAAAAGGCTAAGGTTCTGAAATCACCTTTCTATGATGCGGGTACGCAGACAGCCAATTATACGCTGCGAAGCACGTCCGTTGTCTCAAAGGATATCAATGGGGATAAAATTATCGAGGTGCCGATTGTCAATCTGATGCCGGGTCAAAGCGATGAAAAGCCGGATGACACCGCCTATATTACCAACTGGCACCGCTATGATACCCAGACCAACACGTTTGTCCGGGTCATGAGCATGGTCCTTAATTATTCCGACGGGTACTGGTTTTTAATGCCGGACATGTGGCGCGGAAAAGTCACGACCAAAACGGACACCGTAACGCGCACAATCACATTTTATGAGTGGAAGGCCGCCGGGAAAAATTCGGGGTTAATCGGCGCCGCGCTTCTAAAAATTCAGGTGTTTTCGAAGCAGGAATGGGACGACGGTACGGGAACTGTCGGCTTTTATAAGCTTCTTGACTCCGATAATTTGGTGTTTGCAGCTAACTCCCCGTCACCGGACAATGCGCTCTCTCTCAGTATCAGCGATGTGAAAAACAGCTTTGAACTCATCAGTCAGGACTAA
- a CDS encoding DUF1385 domain-containing protein — protein MAREKTKCITSIGGQALIEGILMRGPKKTQVAVRMSDGTVSMEEMETNFIRDKYSIMRLPLLRGIAGFIDSLSMGYKALSYSVDKAGIEEDEEPSKFDKWVEKTFGDKMMNVIMIASTVLGLLLAVGLFFVLPTFIFNLIRDYAAGSAIAPWRSLVEGVMRIAIFLVYIILCARMPEIHRVFQYHGAEHKTIFCYENNEELTVENVRKHSRFHPRCGTSFLVIMLILGIIVGFFIPFGNPFIRTIVKILCVPLIVGIGYEFIRLCGRCDNMATRIISAPGLWVQRITTKEPDDSMIEVAIAAMKKVIPENGEDKIPV, from the coding sequence ATGGCTAGAGAAAAAACAAAATGCATCACGTCCATCGGGGGACAGGCGCTGATAGAGGGAATTTTAATGCGCGGACCAAAAAAGACCCAGGTGGCCGTGCGCATGAGCGACGGAACCGTTTCCATGGAAGAGATGGAAACCAACTTTATCAGGGACAAATATTCTATTATGCGTCTGCCGCTGCTGCGCGGGATCGCGGGTTTTATCGACTCCCTCTCCATGGGCTACAAGGCGCTTTCCTATTCCGTTGACAAGGCGGGAATTGAAGAGGACGAAGAGCCGTCCAAATTTGACAAGTGGGTTGAAAAAACTTTCGGCGATAAAATGATGAACGTGATTATGATAGCAAGTACTGTGCTGGGCCTTTTACTTGCGGTCGGATTGTTTTTCGTACTGCCTACCTTTATATTCAATTTGATCCGCGACTACGCGGCAGGTTCGGCCATTGCTCCGTGGCGCTCCCTCGTTGAAGGCGTCATGCGCATCGCAATCTTTCTTGTGTACATTATTTTATGCGCGCGTATGCCGGAAATTCACAGGGTCTTTCAGTATCACGGCGCGGAACATAAGACCATCTTCTGCTATGAAAACAATGAAGAGCTGACCGTTGAAAACGTGCGGAAGCACAGCCGTTTCCATCCGCGCTGCGGAACAAGCTTTTTGGTTATCATGCTGATTCTGGGCATCATTGTGGGATTCTTCATTCCATTTGGTAATCCGTTTATCAGGACAATCGTTAAAATTCTGTGTGTTCCGCTCATCGTGGGAATCGGCTACGAGTTTATCCGTTTATGCGGCCGCTGTGACAACATGGCCACCCGCATCATCTCCGCGCCAGGGCTGTGGGTACAGCGCATTACCACGAAGGAACCGGACGACAGCATGATCGAAGTCGCGATTGCCGCTATGAAGAAGGTCATACCTGAAAACGGCGAGGACAAAATTCCAGTATAA